TAAAAAGGTAAGATTTGAGGGAAAGTCACAGCAGCAGCCGTCGCCTCAGCAGAGTAGACAACAGTTTAAACAACAAAGTCAGCAAGTGCGGCAGTTTCGACAACCCCAACAGCGCCCACAGACATATCAACAACCTAGGGTGGATTGTCCTGTTTGTAATCAGTGTGGTAGGCGTCATTTGGGCGAGTGTAAGTTTGGGAAGTCCTGTTATCGTTGTGCCAGTACCGAGCATTTGGGAAAAGATTGTCCTATCCCGTATCGATTATGCTTTTATTGTTTTGGGGATGATCACTTGAAAGCAGATTGTCCAAAAATGAAAGAAGATAATAGGAAAGCTGAACAGAAAAAGAGAGAAACTGGGAAGAATGTTCATGTCGGAGGTTCTAGGCCTAGGGCTCGAGCTTTTCAAATAACTACAGAGGATACAAAGGAGTCTCATGACGTGGTGACAGGTACCTTTATTGTTAATTCTATGCCTGCACACGTGCTTTTTGACTCCGGAGCTTTCAAATCTTTTGTATCATCTTCTTTTTGTGAAAAGTTTAAGCTTCCCTTGTGCAAACTTGATTTCCCTTTAGAAGTAGTAGTAGCTGCTCATAAATCTGTAGTTGTAAATGATGTATACAAAGACTGCAGTATAGAGATAAATGATGAGCTGTTTAAAACTAATCTAATTCCCATGGAAACGGGAGAATTTCATGTTGTCATAGGCATGGATTGGTTGGGAGATCATGGGGAACTATCAAATGTCATAAAAAGATTGTTCAGCTGCGCGGACCAAGCGGGAAGAAGATAATTATTTATGGCAAACGATTAAGGCAACCAATTTCTATTTGTTCATTTGCTCATGCTAAACGATCCCTGTATCACGGATGTCAGGCATTTCTGGCACATGTGATTGATTCCTCTAAACTTGTTCGGGAATTGAAACACATTCATATTGTTTTGAATTCCCCGATGTCTTCCCTAATGAACTACCGGGTGTTTCACCCGATAGGCAGGTAGAGTTTCGAATAGATTTAATTCTGGGAGTTGCCCCAATCGCGAAAACTCCATGCCGGTTGGCTCCAACCGAAATGCAGGAAATGATGAAACAGTTGCAGGATCTATTAGAGAAAGGGTTTATACGGCCTAGTTGTTCACCTTGGGGAGCTCCagttttgtttgtcaaaaggaaagATGGTACCATGAGGATGTGTATTGATTATCGTGAGTTTTTTTTCCCGGTAAAAGGCTGTCACCCCTGatgaattttataacaataatcaaagaaGTACAAGTAATATGACAGAGTGTCATATTAGTTCATACATATGACATGCCATATGTATGTGAATATCCAAACTAGAAAGCCTAGACAAAAACAATTTGACAAGGAAACAATGCGTCCTAGGAGATGCTAACAATGTAATGCAATAAGAAAAGTAACGAACTACATCAGCAATCATCTAGAAGAAGCCCCACGGGCAGGTTCCATGCATCAAGCAATTGTTGAACTGATGGAGTATTCTTGAATCTCATCGATATAAGTTTCAATCGAACCGTGTTCTTGATTGATTCAGCTAAATCATTCTCCGACCTTTTCTTGCTTGAGAACAGCCTATAATACCTTTCCTGCCATATAAAATAAGACGAAGCAGCAACAAGTAGCTTTATGATCACTAATTGTGCAGATTTCTGGTTCTTTTGATCGATTATCCAATCTACAATATCACCCCAAGAATGTGACATATGGTGCATACCAGCAATGTTCTTCATAGAAGACCATACCTTATGTGAGTACTCACATTCGAAGAAAAGGTGTGAGTGAGAGTCCATCCCTTGTTGACAAAGAGAGCAGCACATCAGGCGCATGTTGGTTTCACTTCCGACGTCCCAAGGCTTCATTCTATCTTGTGTTTTGAGTTTTCTCCTCATGACGAGCCATAGATGAAAAGCATGTCGAGGAATACACTGAGGGTACCAAACCAAGTTTACCCAAGGAATTACAGCTCCTCTATATCGAATAGTATCCCATACTGATGTAGACGAGTATGTTGAATCTATGTTGTTGTGATCTTGCCAAAGTAAGGTGTCTTCTTGATTCTGCAATAGTTCAGGTACAGGTAAATTAATAAGAACTGGAAAGAGATCATACCACACATCAGGGAACTTCcattcaccatccataatcaaATCTGAAACCGAAGCTTGCATTGAAAAACCGACATTATATATAGCTCTTGGTGTAATATACAGATTTAACGGACCAAGTGTACACCATTTATCAGACCACATGGACGTATTAACACCATTTCCTATCTTTGAGATAATGTGAGGTCGAAGAATGGGTCTTAACTGGAGCAGTTTGCGCCATCCCCAACTGGATCCATTTTGAATAGGCACATCCCAGAAACTACGACCTTTTAGTTTATATTCATAAATCCATTGTACCCAAAGAGAGTCACGATTATTGAGAATCACCCAAGCATGCGATGCCATCAAAGCCTTATTCATATCCGCAATTTTTCTAACCCCGATTCCACTTTCATATTCTGGAAGGCAGACAGCTTTCCATGCAACTTTTGATTTTCCTTTTGATATCGCACCGGGTGACCATAGGAAAACTCGCATTTTTTGCTCAAGCTCATTAATTATTCTAGCCGGTAAAATGAATACTGAAGCCCAATATATATGCATGGATGAAAGTACTGACCTTATAAGTTGGAGTCGCCCAGCAAAAGACAAAGACTTATTCCTCCAGTCCGTGATTCTCTTCTCCATTTTTTCCACTAAAACCTTGCAATCATGATAAATAAGATTTGAAGAGATTAGGGGCACACCCAAATATCGAACCGGAAGCTTTCCTTCTTCAAAAGGCATGATAGACAAAATAGCAGCCTTTGCATGTGCAGGAACATTACAAAAGTAGACTGTGCTTTCTGCAAGACTAGGTGTTAGACCCGACATATCTTTAAACAAGTTCAACGAGTCCATTAGGACCATGGCTGATGTACTATCTCCATGAGCAAATAACATTAGATCATAGGCGAAACACAAATTTACCAATCTTTGTTTAGTACAACAGTtatgaaatttaaaagatgTTGATTGAAGGATAGCATGCTGCAATAAAAGGTTCAAAACTTCCATAACTAATGTAAAAAGGTATGTTGACATGGGATCACCCTGACGCAAATCTcgtttacctttaaaatacccgtGAATATTGCCATTAATGGCGATGGAGAAGGAAGCTGTAGAAACAAAGGTCATTATCCACTCAACCATCCGATCATGGAAGCCAAATTCGTAAAGTATACACCGTAAGAATTGCCAATCAACCGTATCATATGCTTTCTGTATATCAACTTTGAAGGCACATCGTGGGGGACCAGATTCTCGATGATATCCATGCATTAATTCTTGAGCTAGCAGTATATTATCGGATATACGTCTGCCAGGTATGAAAGCGGATTGGTTGCTGCTCACAACATCATGTAGGCCTTCTTTCATTCGATTGGTGAGTAACTTACTGATGCATTTATAAACAATATTGCAGCAAGATATAGGTCTATAATCTGTGACAAGAGCTGGAGTAGGAATCTTCCGAATGAGAGCTAAAATAGTATGATTAACTTCATTTAATAACCGTCCATTCCTGAAAAAGTCTTTGACCGCATTACATACATCCCGCCCAATGATATTCCATGTGTTCTTAAAGAACGCCGAAGAAAAGCCATCCGGTCCCGGTGCCTTATTATCATCAATAGTGAAAATCGCTTCTTTAATTTCATCATCTGTTACCTGTCGTATCATATGCAATGCTTTATGAGTGCTTATCTTTTTAGTAAATAGCTCCTGACTAGGCACTTGACAAATAGTACCCGCCACTCCCAGGAAGTTCATATAAACAAACACTGCTTGAACCGCTCCACCTTCATGTATAGTTCCAGTAGCATCTTTTATCATGTCTATTCTACTTCTGTGATTTTTAGCCTTCATAGAATTGTGAAAGAAGGTAGAGTTAGCATCACCGAGCTGTAGCCATTCAACTTTCgatttttatttaagaaaagCTTCTTCATCCATCACCGCATCCTTAAATTCATTCAGGCATTTTGTCTCCTCCTCACGCAATAGAGCATTCGAAGGATCCAGGTCGATATCACTCTGCACAGAATCAAGTTTGGCACGAAGTTCTCTGACTTTTACGTGAAGGTTTCCTTGCTTAATCAACAACTGGCACATAGGAGTCTTCAGCGATCGAAGCTTTTTTACAACTTGAAACATATTATGTCCCTCAACAGGTTTATCCCATGCCTTCTTCACCTCCTCGAGGAACCCTTGTTTTTTAACCAGAAAGTTCGCGAACTTAAACGGTTTTGGCCGATCTCGAGCTACATTTGGTAATTTAAGAATACAAGGAGAATGATCAGACACACGATATGGCTGAAATACTGCAACAGAAGCTGGAATCTAAGTAATAAATTCAATATTGGCCATTATTCGATCAATTTTCTTCAAAATGCCTACACCGGTTTTTGGCTTTTGGTTCCATGTGTAATGTAGCCCGGTATTGTTAACATCCATAACCTCTATATTTTCAACACACTCTTTAAAATCACGCATTCCAGTACTTATCAAAGATGACCCGGAATAACAATCTTCCAAATTCAAAGATGAATTGAAGTTACCAAGAATGGCCCTAGGATTATCGCGAATAAATACCTTATGCTGACTCAAGTTGCTCCACAATTCTCTTCTATTCTTGTAATAATTAGATGCATACACAAAAGAGCAAAATAAAGCTTTCTGgtcaagtttaaaaataatcTGAACATGCATGACTTGATCCGTTTGAGCAAGAACCATCAAATCTACAATATCGGTGTTCCATCCAATTATGATCCGTGTGCCTTTTGAGCACAATCCACCATTCGAAGTCCAATCCCACGACTTGCAAATACTtttactgtaacaccccaactaaggcggaacaatgagatgtacagaaagtcaagtattcaaaacaaaggattataaataacattcaccatagctttatttgataaaaagaatttacaatgtacaaacatgtgaaccaatttccaagtacaaatgcgtccaccatacttagatattaagtccacgaaccaaataacaagcacatgaaattgTACattacaatgatcaaggcggattccattgcctatcacaaggtttgatctttgactccaaagtgcaatgcaaataatcatgaagcatataaatcctcaatgcttaagcttatttcctgaaaagcatgaagaaaaagtgtcaactacaaaaacgtagttggtgagtgcataggtttttatataaatcttggtatatcaccgttttaatacttagaaaaccgattactattatatttcgaaatatccaaaccatatgaccgacaaaatttcatatcatgttatcaagtttccaaataccataatgtcatatcaagacttggaaaaatccatagtaaaatttcaggttctcatttgtcaaatcatcatgagagaaaaagtatataaatcgattaatcgtatatcatacaaAAATTATTCGgctaccaaaatcatttcaatatcaccaatttcaacgtctttcaagatatcatatgagggatgatacccaatccgtatgttcaaacaatttccaattatcaacaatattaatatcaatttcacttagccacaagggcataattcaatatcaatttcatttagccacaaaggcataatttacataattttgatgagtaaatgcttgagccactactactaccattttatcaagtccaacaatatatataattcatttcatggcacaagctgtcaatcaagtgccgtattaataataatagggccGTGCCATGGAaacgaccattcaaatttaaggtagctagagcaccactatggtcggactggaagtgaaggttgtcacgaaggcaaccaaccttccaccgttacacttatgggtgggtggacgaaacctagttgcgcaactctctaactacaggtctccactttcggagtaaatagtagtgtaccgaaagaaaacgggttgacagaactcaagctcattataaaacatttatcacattgaacatacgaaacaacttcatttcataatcatattatcaaaaatcattatatatatgtatataaaagcaatttcatttatatatcatgcttttcaccccgatagttaaacacataaaatagtttgaaagggggctatgactcaccttaatatgccgcatattatactcatctatccaaaatgggtacttcccatgtacagcttccttgaccatatatctattatgttcctccatcatatttcaagccaagactatccctacgatagggctaatatacgtaagttcttatcttaagccatcacttagaaatgccattttcattatgttgctatcaattgtgggatccaagtatattggtaacactcgcatcgttttggttgtagagattgatggtgtaaaaggttactttcattacatgcgtagttattagttgttagattttcggcaacttggcttcatttgtggtttcacttgatatattaggttatcatatagagataccatattaagttatgttatccttattcatcatttgttgtgtaaccgattttagcgcgaattagcatttgtgatatcaatatatagcttggttaacataattatttatgcctatctcacttaattatctttgttttattttgattacacttatctcatgaaattcatttaagtgttatgggccattatcaattgggccaaaatgtgatgggtttttaagtgacttaggcttaatttagttattgggcttaaccttatttgggttatgtgattattggatcatagtggttattgggccaaatggcctactgatttatggtccTTTGGGTTCGCTAATTGGGCTGGGCTAGCCCATTAACtccttagtgcatcttttagcccattacacaAATGATTACTTTACTTCAGgattttctgtttttacttgTCATTTTTATGGAATGTTGGGTACTATTTTAGGGTCAAGAAGAATTTTTTGGACCTtaatgatttttacacagtgacttatatgtatctagtatttttgtgaatttttggtgaatttttagatgatgtttggtgtccttaaaaattatccaaacacaaactatcccgaatgggcactgcttgcgacatcagaagttttataaaagttcttgatgttttgattgttagaaaaatcccattattttattttaaattcacGACACATTTAAATTACTTTTCACCAAGTATGACCTtctggaaccttatggattaggagataaaaattgttaaagtttattaaatattcagacaaaatgacagtttgaccagtttcagtagaaaaatcatatcttttgttTCGttaagtatttttgagtaattccagttggtggttattcttaactcattcctctacaacttttattttgaaagttttgcttgaaaatgccctcacatgcccagttttcccgttcaaagacagaagatggaatctgtcagcttactttgtttgcccaatgcatgcctttactttatggcttcacccaatacttatgttggcaaacccaatacattttgttcatcctagttcatctcttaatctttcattagtgttttctccagattttatttcatattttatggacaaatcatgtgatgaaagtgatgaatttatatttgtgttcttgtgattttagttagtgatttttatgcatagttttgtcttgaattcttataaaatcctta
The sequence above is drawn from the Erigeron canadensis isolate Cc75 chromosome 4, C_canadensis_v1, whole genome shotgun sequence genome and encodes:
- the LOC122597005 gene encoding uncharacterized protein LOC122597005 is translated as MFLEKFSPSAEVEKLKEEFLTIDQGEMSISEYTGLFNDKSRFCPEFTLNPKLLCNHYHRHMKPEISEFIDTTIYDDMPKMMNRALARERELHRKASDVAGKRRIEEMSSSSYQAPIKKVRFEGKSQQQPSPQQSRQQFKQQSQQVRQFRQPQQRPQTYQQPRVDCPVCNQCGRRHLGECKFGKSCYRCASTEHLGKDCPIPYRLCFYCFGDDHLKADCPKMKEDNRKAEQKKRETGKNVHVGGSRPRARAFQITTEDTKESHDVVTGTFIVNSMPAHVLFDSGAFKSFVSSSFCEKFKLPLCKLDFPLEVVVAAHKSVVVNDVYKDCSIEINDELFKTNLIPMETGEFHVVIGMDWLGDHGELSNVIKRLFSCADQAGRR